In one window of Rhodanobacter sp. FDAARGOS 1247 DNA:
- the hrpB gene encoding ATP-dependent helicase HrpB, giving the protein MTASTPNFPITPLLPQIVAALATHPRLVLEAPPGAGKTTQVPLALLDADWLAGQKIVMLEPRRIAARSAAQFMARQLGEEVGQTVGYRIRFESKVSAATRIEVVTEGILTRLIQHDPELAGIGAIVFDEFHERHLAGDLGAALTLDLQGTLRPGLRLLLMSATLDGERIAQWLDAPRLSSPGRSFAVRIEHPPARTQEAIEHQLARVVRQALEENDGDVLAFLPGRREIARVQAVLAQTLTRDDVDVLALHGELSLIDQQAALAPAEPGLRRVVLATNVAESSITLPGIRAVVDSGLAREPRFDPNSGFTRLETVSISQASADQRAGRAGRVAEGTAYRLWPQSRRLEPARSAEIAQAELSSLALELAAWGITASSDADLPWLDPPPAGALAQARELLQQLGALGDDGRITALGKRMLELGASPRMAAAALHAPPPLHALVADLLALLDARSPMRGEQARNDDLRVRLAALHAWRDRRGVHARDADAGALAAIEQASKGWRRRLDVRSAASGVPHSHSVGDLLLHAFPDRVARRDDSNPTRYTLANGRGARLHENTALLGEPWLVVIELRRDSRDSLILAAAPLDPRVLERDFPARFSRERSLRWNEQRGAAEAFDESRFGAIVLERHSVPVKPSDALPALLAAVRARGIDSLPWSDHARRLRARMQALRQWMPELGLPDVSGVALLATLEDWLAPCLAGRHRLDALGPEDLSQALASRLDHQQRSMLDAQAPESLVVPSGQQRRLEYTEDGPPVLAVKLQELFGMADTPRVGGGRVPVTLHLLSPAGRPIQVTQDLKGFWERTYPEVRKEMKGRYPRHPWPDDPWTATPTHRAKPRERR; this is encoded by the coding sequence ATGACTGCATCCACGCCGAATTTCCCGATCACCCCGCTGCTGCCGCAGATCGTCGCCGCGCTGGCGACGCATCCGCGGCTGGTGCTGGAAGCGCCGCCGGGCGCGGGCAAGACCACCCAGGTGCCGCTGGCCCTGCTCGACGCCGACTGGCTGGCCGGGCAGAAGATCGTGATGCTGGAGCCGCGCCGGATCGCGGCGCGCTCGGCCGCGCAGTTCATGGCGCGGCAGCTGGGCGAGGAGGTCGGGCAGACCGTCGGCTACCGCATCCGCTTCGAGTCGAAGGTGAGCGCGGCCACCCGCATCGAGGTGGTCACCGAGGGCATCCTGACCCGGCTGATCCAGCATGACCCGGAGCTGGCGGGCATCGGCGCGATCGTGTTCGACGAATTCCACGAACGCCATCTCGCCGGTGATCTCGGCGCCGCGCTGACGCTGGACCTGCAGGGCACCTTGCGGCCCGGGCTGCGCCTGCTGCTGATGTCGGCCACGCTGGATGGCGAGCGCATCGCCCAGTGGCTGGACGCGCCGCGGCTGTCCAGCCCCGGCCGCAGCTTCGCGGTGCGCATCGAACATCCGCCGGCGCGCACGCAGGAGGCGATCGAACACCAGCTGGCGCGGGTGGTGCGCCAGGCGCTGGAGGAAAACGACGGCGACGTGCTGGCCTTCCTGCCCGGCCGCCGCGAGATCGCCCGCGTGCAGGCGGTGCTGGCGCAGACCCTGACGCGCGACGACGTCGACGTGCTGGCCCTGCATGGCGAACTCTCGCTGATCGATCAGCAGGCAGCGCTGGCGCCGGCGGAGCCGGGCCTGCGCCGCGTGGTGCTGGCCACCAACGTGGCCGAGTCCAGCATCACCTTGCCGGGCATTCGTGCGGTGGTCGACAGCGGCCTGGCGCGCGAGCCGCGTTTCGATCCGAACTCCGGCTTCACCCGGCTGGAGACGGTGAGCATCTCGCAGGCCTCGGCCGACCAGCGCGCCGGCCGCGCCGGTCGCGTGGCGGAAGGCACGGCGTATCGGCTGTGGCCGCAGAGCCGCCGGCTGGAACCGGCGCGCAGCGCGGAGATCGCCCAGGCCGAGCTGTCCTCGCTGGCGCTGGAACTGGCGGCCTGGGGCATCACCGCCAGCAGCGACGCCGACCTGCCCTGGCTCGATCCGCCGCCGGCCGGCGCGCTGGCGCAGGCGCGCGAACTGCTGCAGCAACTGGGTGCTCTCGGCGACGATGGCCGCATCACCGCGTTGGGCAAGCGCATGCTCGAACTCGGCGCCAGCCCGCGCATGGCGGCGGCCGCCCTGCATGCGCCGCCGCCGTTGCACGCGCTGGTGGCCGACCTGCTGGCCTTGCTGGATGCCCGTTCGCCGATGCGCGGCGAACAGGCGCGCAACGATGACCTGCGTGTGCGCCTCGCTGCGCTGCATGCCTGGCGTGACCGTCGCGGTGTCCACGCGCGCGACGCGGACGCCGGAGCGCTGGCGGCGATCGAGCAGGCCAGCAAGGGCTGGCGTCGTCGCCTCGACGTGCGCAGCGCCGCCAGTGGCGTGCCGCACAGCCACAGTGTCGGCGACCTGCTGCTGCACGCCTTTCCCGACCGGGTGGCGCGCCGCGATGACAGCAACCCCACCCGCTACACGCTGGCCAATGGCCGCGGCGCGCGCCTGCACGAGAACACCGCCTTGCTGGGCGAGCCGTGGCTGGTCGTCATCGAGTTGCGCCGCGACAGTCGCGACAGCCTGATCCTGGCGGCAGCGCCGCTGGACCCGCGCGTGCTGGAGCGCGATTTCCCGGCCCGCTTCAGCCGCGAACGCAGCCTGCGCTGGAACGAGCAGCGCGGTGCCGCCGAGGCCTTCGACGAATCGCGTTTCGGCGCGATCGTGCTGGAACGTCACAGCGTGCCGGTGAAACCGTCCGACGCCTTGCCCGCGCTGCTCGCCGCCGTGCGCGCGCGGGGCATCGACAGTTTGCCGTGGAGTGATCACGCGCGGCGCCTGCGCGCACGGATGCAGGCCCTGCGCCAGTGGATGCCCGAGCTCGGCCTGCCGGACGTTTCCGGCGTGGCCTTGCTGGCTACACTGGAGGACTGGCTGGCGCCGTGCCTGGCGGGGCGTCATCGACTCGATGCGCTGGGGCCGGAGGATCTGTCCCAGGCGCTGGCGTCGCGTCTGGATCACCAGCAGCGCAGCATGCTGGATGCGCAGGCGCCGGAAAGCCTGGTGGTGCCCAGCGGCCAGCAGCGCCGGCTGGAGTACACCGAAGACGGGCCGCCGGTGCTGGCGGTGAAGCTGCAGGAGTTGTTCGGCATGGCCGACACCCCGCGCGTGGGCGGCGGTCGCGTGCCGGTCACCCTGCACCTGTTGTCGCCGGCGGGACGACCGATCCAGGTGACCCAGGACCTGAAGGGGTTCTGGGAGCGCACCTATCCCGAGGTCAGGAAGGAAATGAAGGGCCGCTATCCGCGCCACCCCTGGCCCGATGATCCGTGGACCGCCACGCCGACGCACCGTGCGAAACCCCGCGAGCGACGCTGA
- the gspD gene encoding type II secretion system secretin GspD — MFRTLTQQTLRAATLAFVVGVAGCASLPQPHDDGALQREAMAGTQNPVPAPLPLNTSVASGSEATASPEISHGSGQFIHPGALATPRPAASGSGAVTFNFENQPVQAVVKAILGDLLKQNYTIVPGVQGNISFSTSEPVDVGQALPILETLLGWTGNALVHRDGGYVVMPQKDAVAGNLVPSLGATAPQGGLQARLFPLRYISATEMQKLIKPFARPDATLLADPARNLLVMSGTPQELANYQSMVRTFDVDWLRGMSVGVFNLQYATVGDLMPKLDGMFGVHGDTPLAGMLRFIPIERTNALVVISTQPDYLREVGDWIARIDRGGGNEPQLFVYDVRNIKASDLARYLANIYTNGAGGGGTGDSGGQVGPGLTGATLGSAENASGTSMGSTAGGFGNAADGSRNGGIGGGINGTDSNGGLNMGSARDAGGSGTSGGFGSTSGSSFGNAAGGNGAAGDQQYSSSDGSVRISSVDSNNQLLVRARPSQWEEIKSAIGKLDNVPMQVQIETRILEVNLTGEFQFGVQWYLEGLTGSTTTSDDSGNSVLVPGQPYRHRQIGLGQGGNAFRGEPFFYSFLNSNLQVAVRAMETSGNTKTLSAPSMVVMNNQTASIAVGNQIPINQTSVNTGIGNASTYSQVSYLNTGVILNVQPRINPGGLVYMNISQEVSQADRSVPLVNGNPAISQRKLATQVAVQSGQTVLLGGLIEQAEGNTDTGIPGLNRIPVLGRLFGSTNRSRNRTELIVLITPRVIRGGADAKQITDDYQNKFESLTPLRKSGELVPTAAATTVPLPAVPQPPPPPAPSWPEQMQQHAELALGKGDYLNAQNLAIQSWQQGTHHGELCERNWQVVIEARQHAQDAKGLELARKRLADCRAPVKSP, encoded by the coding sequence ATGTTCCGCACGCTCACCCAGCAAACCCTGCGCGCCGCCACGCTCGCCTTCGTGGTCGGCGTGGCCGGTTGCGCCAGCCTGCCGCAGCCGCATGACGACGGCGCCCTGCAGCGCGAGGCGATGGCCGGCACGCAGAACCCGGTGCCGGCGCCGCTGCCGTTGAACACCAGCGTGGCCAGTGGCAGCGAGGCCACGGCGAGCCCCGAGATCAGCCACGGCAGCGGCCAGTTCATCCATCCCGGCGCGCTGGCCACGCCCAGGCCGGCGGCCAGCGGCAGTGGCGCGGTGACCTTCAACTTCGAGAACCAGCCGGTGCAGGCGGTGGTCAAGGCGATCCTCGGCGACCTGCTGAAGCAGAACTACACCATCGTGCCCGGCGTGCAGGGCAACATCTCGTTCTCCACCTCCGAGCCGGTCGACGTCGGCCAGGCACTGCCGATCCTCGAGACCCTGCTGGGCTGGACCGGCAACGCGCTGGTGCATCGCGACGGCGGCTACGTGGTGATGCCGCAGAAGGATGCGGTGGCCGGCAACCTGGTGCCCAGCCTGGGCGCCACCGCGCCGCAGGGCGGGCTGCAGGCGCGGCTGTTCCCGCTGCGCTACATCTCGGCCACCGAGATGCAGAAACTGATCAAGCCGTTCGCGCGGCCCGACGCCACCCTGCTGGCGGACCCGGCGCGCAACCTGCTGGTGATGTCGGGCACGCCGCAGGAACTGGCCAACTACCAGAGCATGGTGCGTACCTTCGACGTCGACTGGCTGCGTGGCATGTCGGTGGGCGTGTTCAACCTGCAGTACGCCACGGTCGGCGACCTGATGCCCAAGCTGGATGGCATGTTCGGCGTGCACGGCGACACCCCGCTGGCCGGCATGCTGCGCTTCATCCCGATCGAGCGCACCAACGCGCTGGTGGTGATCAGCACCCAGCCCGACTACCTGCGCGAAGTGGGCGACTGGATCGCCCGCATCGATCGTGGCGGTGGCAACGAGCCCCAGCTGTTCGTCTACGACGTGCGCAACATCAAGGCCTCGGACCTGGCCCGCTACCTGGCCAACATCTACACCAACGGCGCCGGTGGCGGCGGCACCGGCGACAGCGGCGGCCAGGTGGGCCCGGGCCTCACCGGCGCCACCCTGGGCAGCGCCGAGAACGCCAGCGGCACCAGCATGGGCAGCACCGCCGGCGGCTTCGGCAATGCGGCGGACGGCTCGCGCAACGGCGGCATCGGCGGCGGCATCAATGGCACCGACAGCAATGGCGGCCTGAACATGGGCAGCGCTCGCGATGCCGGCGGCAGCGGCACCAGCGGCGGCTTCGGCAGCACCTCGGGCAGCAGCTTCGGCAATGCCGCCGGTGGCAACGGCGCTGCCGGTGACCAGCAGTACAGCTCCAGCGACGGCAGCGTGCGGATCAGTTCGGTCGACAGCAACAACCAGCTGCTGGTGCGCGCGCGGCCCTCGCAGTGGGAAGAGATCAAGTCGGCCATCGGCAAGCTCGACAACGTGCCGATGCAGGTGCAGATCGAGACGCGCATCCTGGAAGTGAACCTCACCGGCGAATTCCAGTTCGGCGTGCAGTGGTATCTGGAAGGACTCACCGGCAGCACCACCACCAGCGACGACAGCGGCAACTCGGTACTCGTGCCGGGCCAGCCCTACCGCCATCGCCAGATCGGCCTGGGCCAGGGCGGCAACGCGTTTCGTGGCGAACCGTTCTTCTACTCCTTCCTCAACAGCAACCTGCAGGTCGCCGTGCGCGCGATGGAGACCAGCGGCAACACCAAGACGCTGTCGGCGCCGTCGATGGTGGTGATGAACAACCAGACTGCCAGCATTGCGGTGGGCAACCAGATCCCGATCAACCAGACCAGCGTGAACACCGGCATCGGCAACGCCAGCACCTACAGCCAGGTCAGCTACCTCAACACCGGCGTGATCCTCAACGTGCAGCCGCGGATCAATCCCGGCGGCCTGGTCTACATGAACATCAGCCAGGAGGTGAGCCAGGCCGACCGTTCGGTGCCCCTGGTCAATGGCAACCCGGCGATCTCGCAGCGCAAGCTGGCCACCCAGGTGGCCGTGCAGAGCGGCCAGACCGTGCTGCTGGGCGGCCTGATCGAGCAGGCCGAAGGCAACACCGACACCGGCATTCCCGGCCTCAACCGCATCCCCGTGCTGGGCCGGTTGTTCGGCAGCACCAATCGCAGCCGCAACCGCACCGAGCTGATCGTGCTGATCACGCCGCGGGTGATTCGCGGCGGCGCCGATGCCAAGCAGATCACCGACGACTACCAGAACAAGTTCGAATCGCTGACCCCGCTGCGCAAGTCGGGCGAACTCGTTCCCACGGCAGCGGCCACCACCGTGCCGCTGCCGGCTGTGCCCCAACCGCCACCGCCACCAGCGCCGAGCTGGCCCGAACAGATGCAGCAGCATGCGGAACTGGCGCTGGGCAAGGGCGACTATCTGAACGCGCAGAACCTGGCGATCCAGTCGTGGCAGCAGGGCACGCATCATGGCGAGCTGTGCGAACGCAACTGGCAGGTGGTCATCGAGGCGCGCCAGCATGCGCAGGATGCGAAGGGCCTGGAGCTGGCGCGCAAGCGCTTGGCCGATTGCCGTGCACCGGTGAAGTCGCCATAA
- a CDS encoding general secretion pathway protein GspN: MNAAAQRRLTPWLMLGAIALAALLLALLLGVGRGVHWDEPRVRAPLPPAGNPANLPQPLPLQQFALVWQKPLFAPDRKPTASAADGGSQLGDLELTGVILTPALRMALLHDRQADREVRLREGESLPDGSVKLVEVRARSAIFDASGGRTELKLPAGAPIDPPRGADRNASGEGAAPSRSAPPVPPMPNRATPESSRESPAERLRQNIQKRRAARAAAANEGVR, translated from the coding sequence ATGAACGCGGCCGCCCAGCGTCGCCTCACGCCCTGGCTGATGCTCGGCGCCATCGCGCTGGCGGCGCTGCTGCTGGCCCTGCTGCTGGGGGTCGGTCGTGGCGTGCACTGGGACGAGCCACGCGTGCGCGCGCCGCTGCCGCCGGCCGGCAATCCCGCCAACCTGCCGCAGCCGTTGCCGCTGCAGCAGTTCGCCCTGGTCTGGCAGAAGCCGCTGTTCGCACCCGACCGCAAGCCGACGGCTTCCGCGGCCGATGGCGGCAGCCAGCTCGGCGACCTCGAACTCACCGGCGTGATCCTCACGCCAGCATTGCGCATGGCCTTGCTGCACGATCGCCAGGCCGATCGCGAAGTGCGCCTGCGCGAAGGCGAATCGCTGCCCGACGGCAGCGTGAAGCTGGTCGAGGTGCGCGCCCGCTCGGCCATCTTCGATGCCTCCGGCGGCCGCACCGAACTGAAGCTGCCGGCCGGCGCGCCGATCGACCCGCCGCGCGGCGCCGATCGGAATGCCTCCGGTGAAGGTGCCGCGCCGAGTCGTTCCGCGCCGCCGGTGCCGCCGATGCCCAACCGCGCCACGCCCGAATCGTCGCGCGAATCGCCGGCCGAGCGCCTGCGCCAGAATATCCAGAAACGTCGGGCCGCCCGCGCTGCCGCGGCCAACGAAGGAGTACGTTGA
- the gspM gene encoding type II secretion system protein GspM, translated as MKLAAMNRRDSRIAAVLLLLLALLLAYFVLLHWWFVAPLQQIRGEMADLRDTQSRYAAAIAEKPALLQRIAALGAGQAASSAFLSADDPNTASADLMQRVVDVVAAHAGSGSCTVSQKMPLPSPAPAVGEPYRKAAVSISLSCDIEPLAAVMQALEQGTPYLFIDDLSIYRNPVAAQQGGAVPLEVQFTLSGYVRPARVAPAWPGAPATSPGDAP; from the coding sequence ATGAAGCTGGCGGCGATGAACCGGCGTGACAGCCGCATCGCGGCGGTGCTCCTGCTGCTGCTCGCGCTGCTGCTGGCCTATTTCGTGTTGCTGCACTGGTGGTTCGTGGCGCCGCTGCAGCAGATCCGTGGCGAGATGGCCGACCTGCGCGACACGCAGAGCCGCTACGCCGCCGCGATCGCCGAGAAGCCCGCGTTGCTGCAGCGGATCGCCGCGCTCGGTGCCGGCCAGGCGGCCAGCAGCGCGTTCCTGTCGGCGGATGATCCCAACACCGCTTCGGCGGACCTGATGCAGCGCGTGGTCGACGTGGTCGCGGCGCATGCCGGCAGCGGATCGTGCACGGTGAGCCAGAAGATGCCGCTGCCCAGTCCCGCGCCGGCCGTCGGCGAACCGTATCGCAAGGCCGCGGTGAGCATCAGCCTGAGTTGCGACATCGAGCCGCTGGCCGCGGTGATGCAGGCGCTGGAGCAGGGCACGCCGTATCTGTTCATCGACGACCTCAGCATCTATCGCAATCCGGTGGCCGCGCAGCAGGGTGGTGCCGTGCCGCTGGAAGTGCAGTTCACCCTGTCCGGTTATGTGCGGCCGGCGCGGGTCGCGCCCGCATGGCCCGGCGCGCCGGCGACTTCGCCGGGAGACGCGCCATGA
- a CDS encoding PilN domain-containing protein, with product MSSATQSLRPLVDVVRRSWRASPLPGFLHWWGGELRALLPPRWRGAFGSGADWYLLQCAGARWDLRRNGHAGLLSSWDETEPGIDGAGKPPAALRDALQRVDREDLRVALLLPSALVLRRTLSLPLAARDNLMQVAGFEMDRQTPFNLAQVHHAVRELATAAPPGRFNAELVVVTRDVLDPVLARLQAQSISVDAVDVADGHGRLGVNLLPAAQVPRHAHPRRRLNLLLAAAVVVLLGCVLGEWLHNRQLALEQMRTDVEGMRGEAQQVAALRQQLQDNAGAAGFLAQRKKHSVAMLSVLEDATARLPDSAWLERLSVDNTGQIGFQGQSQQAAKLLDTLKDSRLITDASFQGSIQPDPTTGKERFYLTARVNQPKPAPNAASAGGTP from the coding sequence ATGAGTTCGGCAACGCAGTCACTGCGGCCGCTGGTCGATGTCGTACGCCGCAGTTGGCGTGCCTCGCCGTTGCCGGGTTTCCTGCACTGGTGGGGTGGCGAGTTGCGCGCGCTGCTGCCGCCGCGCTGGCGTGGCGCCTTCGGCAGCGGCGCCGACTGGTACCTGCTGCAGTGCGCCGGCGCCCGCTGGGATCTGCGCCGCAACGGTCACGCCGGGCTGCTGTCGAGCTGGGATGAAACGGAGCCGGGCATCGACGGCGCGGGCAAGCCGCCGGCGGCGTTGCGCGATGCACTGCAACGCGTCGATCGCGAGGATCTGCGCGTGGCCCTGTTGCTGCCGTCCGCCCTGGTGCTGCGGCGCACCCTGAGCCTGCCGCTGGCGGCACGCGACAACCTGATGCAGGTGGCCGGTTTCGAGATGGACCGGCAGACCCCGTTCAACCTGGCCCAGGTGCACCACGCCGTGCGCGAGCTGGCGACGGCGGCGCCGCCCGGGCGCTTCAACGCGGAACTGGTGGTGGTCACCCGCGACGTCCTCGATCCCGTGCTGGCGCGTCTGCAGGCACAGTCGATCAGTGTGGACGCGGTGGACGTGGCCGATGGCCATGGCCGCCTCGGCGTGAACCTGTTGCCGGCGGCGCAGGTGCCGCGCCACGCGCATCCGCGGCGCCGGCTCAACCTGCTGCTGGCCGCGGCCGTGGTGGTGTTGCTGGGCTGCGTGCTGGGCGAATGGCTGCACAACCGGCAGCTGGCGCTGGAGCAGATGCGCACGGACGTCGAAGGCATGCGCGGCGAAGCGCAGCAGGTGGCGGCGCTGCGCCAGCAACTGCAGGACAACGCCGGCGCCGCCGGCTTCCTGGCCCAGCGCAAGAAGCACAGCGTGGCGATGCTCAGCGTGCTCGAAGACGCCACCGCGCGCCTGCCCGACAGCGCGTGGCTGGAACGCCTCAGCGTGGACAACACCGGTCAGATCGGCTTCCAGGGGCAGAGCCAGCAGGCCGCGAAACTGCTCGACACCTTGAAGGATTCGCGCCTGATCACCGACGCCAGTTTCCAGGGCAGCATCCAGCCCGATCCCACCACCGGCAAGGAGCGCTTCTACCTCACCGCCCGGGTCAACCAGCCGAAGCCCGCGCCGAATGCCGCGAGCGCCGGGGGCACGCCATGA
- a CDS encoding general secretion pathway protein GspK, whose translation MRRAAPQLLGRQRGVALLLVLWACTLLAILLGGYAALARTEGLQARYQFAQTQAHYAAEAGLMRAAYALQDPQAKQRWMADGRVYTFHYDNATITVRAIDEGGKVDLNAASPEVLLALFQAAGLKPAPAQVLVDQVVDWRSLPAVEGDDASARAGYLAAGRNYGPRHGPFASVEELQMVLGVTPSLYRLLAPALTIWSGSSSPDPNTAPPLALAAIPGMTPEQRQQLEAARQQNAKDPQLVLGSGTTHSIRSEATLADGTRAVLRATIRLQAGQAQPYAVLRWQEGEAE comes from the coding sequence ATGAGGCGGGCGGCGCCGCAGCTGCTCGGGCGTCAGCGCGGCGTGGCGCTGCTGCTGGTGTTGTGGGCGTGCACCCTGCTGGCGATCCTGCTCGGCGGTTATGCCGCGCTGGCGCGCACCGAGGGCCTGCAGGCGCGTTACCAGTTTGCCCAGACCCAGGCGCACTACGCGGCCGAGGCCGGCCTGATGCGCGCGGCCTATGCCCTGCAGGACCCGCAGGCGAAGCAGCGCTGGATGGCCGATGGCCGGGTCTACACCTTCCACTACGACAACGCGACGATCACCGTGCGCGCGATCGACGAAGGCGGCAAGGTCGATCTCAACGCGGCCTCGCCCGAGGTACTGCTGGCGCTGTTCCAGGCGGCCGGTTTGAAGCCTGCGCCGGCACAGGTGCTGGTCGATCAGGTGGTCGACTGGCGCAGCCTGCCGGCGGTGGAGGGCGATGACGCCAGCGCCCGGGCCGGCTATCTGGCGGCCGGGAGAAACTACGGTCCACGCCACGGCCCGTTCGCCAGCGTCGAGGAGTTGCAGATGGTGCTGGGCGTCACGCCCTCGCTGTACCGGCTGCTGGCGCCGGCGCTGACGATCTGGTCGGGCAGTTCCAGCCCCGATCCGAATACCGCGCCGCCGCTGGCGCTGGCGGCGATCCCGGGAATGACGCCGGAACAGCGCCAGCAGCTCGAGGCTGCACGGCAGCAGAACGCGAAGGACCCGCAGCTGGTTCTGGGCAGCGGAACAACGCATAGTATCCGGTCCGAGGCTACGCTGGCCGACGGCACGCGCGCGGTCCTGCGCGCCACGATTCGCCTGCAGGCGGGGCAGGCGCAACCGTACGCCGTCTTGCGCTGGCAGGAAGGGGAGGCGGAATGA
- a CDS encoding prepilin-type N-terminal cleavage/methylation domain-containing protein — protein sequence MKRQAGFTLLEVLASLVLLALLLVGVYSGIRTATHSVRSGTAAIERLDQVRSAQQFLRRELAQSLAQPIDRTDHGEPVYFVGSAREMRYVAPLPGYLGKLGPQLQQLRLVDDDHGGQRLELSLALLPPDGQPPQALGDPQVLVDHVSSGSFSYRGVDSKGAAVAWSPTWADGRVLPQLVRVELQVNGTVEWPQLEVPLRVNASPAGLVRMGLRGGSLR from the coding sequence ATGAAACGGCAGGCCGGTTTCACCCTGCTGGAAGTGCTCGCCTCGCTGGTGCTGCTGGCCTTGTTGCTGGTCGGCGTGTATTCGGGCATCCGCACCGCCACGCACAGCGTGCGCTCCGGCACGGCGGCGATCGAGCGGCTGGACCAGGTGCGCTCGGCCCAGCAGTTCCTGCGCCGCGAACTGGCGCAGAGCCTGGCCCAGCCGATCGATCGCACCGATCATGGCGAACCGGTCTACTTCGTCGGCAGTGCCCGGGAGATGCGCTACGTGGCGCCGCTGCCCGGTTACCTGGGCAAGCTCGGCCCGCAACTGCAGCAGCTGCGCCTGGTCGACGACGACCACGGCGGCCAGCGGCTGGAACTCAGCCTGGCCTTGCTGCCGCCCGATGGCCAGCCGCCGCAGGCGCTGGGCGATCCGCAGGTGCTGGTCGACCACGTCAGCAGCGGCAGCTTCAGCTATCGCGGCGTCGATTCGAAAGGTGCCGCGGTGGCGTGGTCGCCGACCTGGGCCGACGGCCGCGTGCTGCCGCAACTGGTGCGGGTCGAGCTGCAGGTGAACGGCACCGTCGAGTGGCCGCAGCTCGAGGTGCCGCTGCGGGTGAACGCCTCGCCGGCCGGACTGGTGCGCATGGGCCTGCGCGGCGGGAGCCTGCGATGA
- a CDS encoding type II secretion system protein, with protein sequence MIAAIMLLAIAFTALMKVAGASIGLTHNAAEYSQAAMRARSLLDSAFVGEAVKPGNRSGRFDTQYRWQLDVRPWNTGGPVVPGAPLQLYQLDLTVSWGPQAHPRAAHFRTLRLGGPLASGQAQAGP encoded by the coding sequence GTGATCGCCGCGATCATGCTGCTGGCGATCGCGTTCACCGCCCTGATGAAGGTGGCCGGCGCGTCGATCGGCCTGACCCACAACGCGGCGGAATACAGCCAGGCGGCGATGCGTGCGCGCAGCCTGCTGGACAGTGCCTTCGTGGGCGAGGCGGTGAAGCCGGGCAATCGTTCCGGCCGCTTCGATACGCAGTACCGCTGGCAGCTCGACGTACGGCCGTGGAACACCGGCGGCCCCGTGGTGCCGGGCGCGCCGCTGCAGCTGTACCAGCTCGACCTCACCGTCTCGTGGGGGCCGCAGGCCCATCCGCGGGCGGCCCACTTCCGCACCCTGCGGCTGGGTGGTCCACTGGCCTCGGGCCAGGCGCAGGCCGGACCATGA
- a CDS encoding GspH/FimT family pseudopilin → MLAVILLIGIAVAAVSVSVTQGLAGARVRAASGELAGALRATRAQAIVRGQEQHFDVDTRANSYDDARRHDVQLPVGMHISITSAKEDQPNDHTGRIRFFPDGSSTGGRITLHSGQREWHVNVSWLTGEVRVVDAVASR, encoded by the coding sequence ATGCTGGCGGTGATCCTGCTGATCGGGATCGCGGTGGCGGCGGTGTCGGTGTCGGTGACGCAGGGCCTGGCCGGTGCGCGGGTGCGCGCGGCCAGCGGCGAACTGGCCGGCGCGCTGCGCGCGACCCGGGCGCAGGCGATCGTGCGCGGGCAGGAGCAGCACTTCGACGTCGATACCCGGGCGAACAGCTACGACGATGCGAGGCGGCACGACGTGCAGCTGCCCGTCGGCATGCACATCAGCATCACCAGCGCGAAGGAAGACCAGCCGAACGACCACACCGGGCGCATCCGCTTCTTCCCCGACGGCAGCTCCACTGGTGGCCGCATCACCTTGCACAGCGGCCAGCGCGAGTGGCACGTCAACGTGTCGTGGCTGACCGGCGAAGTGCGGGTGGTCGATGCGGTGGCTTCCCGATGA
- a CDS encoding type II secretion system protein GspG has protein sequence MLAVIVLIGIIGAVVVTQVGKNVDKGKYGAGKSQLMTLSQKIENYALDNGTPPQQLDGLVTRPPNAANWQGPYAKASELKDPWGHAFGYQYPGQNGSFDLIFYGQDGKPGGDGYSKDVGNWQ, from the coding sequence ATGCTCGCGGTGATCGTGCTGATCGGCATCATCGGCGCGGTGGTGGTGACCCAGGTCGGCAAGAACGTCGACAAGGGCAAGTACGGCGCCGGCAAGTCGCAGCTGATGACGCTGAGCCAGAAGATCGAGAACTACGCGCTGGACAACGGCACCCCGCCGCAGCAGCTCGACGGCCTGGTGACCCGGCCACCGAACGCGGCGAACTGGCAGGGTCCCTATGCCAAGGCCTCCGAACTGAAAGACCCGTGGGGCCATGCCTTCGGCTACCAGTATCCGGGCCAGAACGGCAGCTTCGACCTGATCTTCTACGGCCAGGACGGCAAGCCCGGCGGCGACGGCTACAGCAAGGACGTGGGCAACTGGCAATGA